The following DNA comes from Spirochaetaceae bacterium.
CTACCCCGCCAACGGTAAAAAAAGTGCGCAAGCCCAGCATAAAAAAGGCGGTACGGGCTAGTTTTTGCAAACCTGTCTCGGTAATACCGGCCTCTTCTAAAAACATAACTTTATCTTCGATATTTTCCAGCTGACTAATTTCGGCCTCCAGCTTGCCGCAAAGTACAATAACGGGGGTGTTATCTTTTTTGGCTAATGCCTCAACTGTTTTAACATAAGGGTTGGCCGGGTTATTAATACCGGCTTCATCAACATTACAAACAAATATTTGCTTTTTTAAAGTAATTAACGAAAGGGGCGATAGTAACTCCAGCTCATTCTCATTCATCGCAAATAAACTGGCCCGCCGGCCACTATCTAGGTGTAGTTTTAATTTTTCCAGCAGCTCCATCTCAGCGGCAGCAAGGCCGCTTATTTTTTTATCGGGACTGCGCAGGGCTTTTTTATTTTTTTCTAGACGGTTATTCACACTTTCAAGATCGGCTAAAATAAGTTCGGTTTCTATAACTTCTATATCGTTAAGTGGGTTTACTTTACCGGCCACATGCACAACATCGCTATCGTCAAAGCAGCGTACCACATGGGCCACCATACCGCATTGCCTAATATTGGCCAAAAATTTGTTCCCCAACCCCTCACCCTTACTGGCGCCGGCCACAAGGCCGGCAATATCAACAAACTCGATGGTAGTGTATATTTTTTTATCGGCCTTAATAAGACCATCTATTTTATCTAGCCGTTCATCAGGGACGGCAACGATACCCACATTAGGCTCTATGGTACAAAATGGATAATTGGCGGCCTCTGCCGGTGCATTGCTTAAACTAGAAAAAATAGTGGATTTGCCCACATTAGGTAAGCCGACAATACCGCAATTTAGTTTCAATTTAACTACTTCCTTAAAGTTGAGTATTACTAAACTTTACAATATAACCGATAGTTGCGTCAAGAGCCGTTGCAATTTAAACGACAACAGTCCGGTTTTTGTTCGGGTGTTTTACCTTCTCTAAATTGGGGTCATTACTCCTTATCACCCTATACCAGCTATCGTTAGCAAATATCACGATACATTCATCTCCTGCTTGTGGAGCCATATTGATTAAACTGAAAACTGAAAGGTGAAAGTTAAGAATTAAAAGTTTTTCAGTTATCAGTTTTCAACTATCACTTGGCTTTTGGCGGGGTTGACGGCGGTGATGATACCGGGCGACATAACGTTAAGTTCTTTATGAACTTTTTTCTCTACGGTCTGCATTAAGCGGCATAGTTTATGGGCTGCGGATTCTAGGGGGTTAAATAAC
Coding sequences within:
- the ychF gene encoding redox-regulated ATPase YchF; this encodes MKLNCGIVGLPNVGKSTIFSSLSNAPAEAANYPFCTIEPNVGIVAVPDERLDKIDGLIKADKKIYTTIEFVDIAGLVAGASKGEGLGNKFLANIRQCGMVAHVVRCFDDSDVVHVAGKVNPLNDIEVIETELILADLESVNNRLEKNKKALRSPDKKISGLAAAEMELLEKLKLHLDSGRRASLFAMNENELELLSPLSLITLKKQIFVCNVDEAGINNPANPYVKTVEALAKKDNTPVIVLCGKLEAEISQLENIEDKVMFLEEAGITETGLQKLARTAFFMLGLRTFFTVGGVENRAWSFKAGTTAPEAAGVIHTDFTKGFIKAETYNCADLFELGSEQAIKAKGKLRQEGKEYIVQDGDIMFFKFNL